The window ttcacttctctcttattctttAGTTTATCTATATAATTAAATAAGTCGTAATgtaatatttcttaaattataatttaaaattcatttacaatgcaaataataattttgaaaattttgtctCTATCTTTAATAAGCTTTTTTGTAATACAtgcattgaaatatatttataaagttattaccTGTTATTTTCACTTGTATAGAATAATATTAGAGTTTTGACTATTATTAATAAAATCATTTTTTATTCTGCTAATATATTTCATTATAACATCATTAACTTACATACTCAATTAGTGTTTCTCACTTTTCTCATCGACCAGAAGATAATATATAATTTTTTAcgtatattaaaaaaataatctgATTTTAAAGAAGTAGATAAAGAAGACAAAACTTATAATATAAGGGTAAAATAAGTATTTAAAAAAGTCAATTAGcataaagggggaagaatgtttaTTATTCAAAGATGAGGGGGAAGTTTGATTGTTAAAGCAAAGTTGAGGGGGAGGGttgtaaatgattttcacccattATTTGAGCTATAACGACTGTTAAAATGAGGCGGTGGGACTACGATTTTCagttttctcaaaaaaaaaaaaaatcatgatctAAAAGATTTATAAAttataaaaaagtaaaaaataattatttattaaacAGCTATTTGAAAAGAACTAGTGAAAATTTCTCGGCAGGAGACGTAGGGAACGGAAATCGTAATTGTTGTTTTTTGGGACAAAAATTGTGTATGGTCCTAATATTGTCCGTATTGGCATCCACGTGGTCCTTTTAAGTTTTATGTGGTTCTTCTCATTCCCATTCCATTTCCTTTATCCTACAAGTTCCATCTTCAATTTTTGTCACACTTTCATTGGACCCTTCACTTTAATCCTCAACTAACCCATTTTGTCCGTATTCCACCGTTTTGTTTCATGTGTTTCATCAACACACAGAAAAACAGAAAAAAATTCAGCTcagaaaactaaaaaaaaaaaatgacagttTCTTGAAGGAATTTTTCTGGTAAGTTCTACTGTTTGTTCATGTAGTTCTTGATCGTCTCTAGTGTTTGGCTAATGGTGTACTATTTGTGTATAGTGCTTTTGGAGAATAACATATCTTTATCTTTTAATAGGATTCTGTCTCATATTGTGATATTACGAGTCCTGAAAAAAATCTTTTGTTTTTCCTTGTTCTTATTTATAGTACTCAAAAGCCAATATTGTTCCTAATTTGTGATCAAAACTAAATTTTTTAAAACCGAAATGAAGAATATATTCCAGCCTCCTTGAACTAGAAGAAAATGTTATATAGAGTGAATGCCGTAGAGTCTAAGTTCATGGTAATAGAATATCTTAATTACGGTAGTACAATATTCTTCCCAAGATACTCAATATGTTTCAGTAAATAGTGCATTTAAATTCCTAAATAGTGTTACAACACTTTGTTAAAAGTCTACTAGTATCTAGTTTCATAAAGAGTTCCTTTTTAAGTTGGAAAGTGGAAGTACTTTCCTTTTATTGTGCAGAAAATAGGAAAGGAAAGTTACATTTCAAGAATACTATGATTTCTTCAATTTGAAATTACGTGTTATtagaaaaaaataattcaaacCTGTAGCCTGAACAAATCAAAATTAGTTAGGATTTGTAGTCAAAATTAAATAGGACAGGTTTCTTGTTTAGAGTTAAAATAGGTTTTCGTACTACTATAAATATGGAGGTGTTTTTTCAATAGTGGAGATTGTAGAGAACTTTCTGACTTTTTTTTATTCTAGTGATAGTCACTGCAGTTTGAAACTATATCGAGCTTTTGGTAAATAGTAATTACAATGAGCTTTTTAACAGGATCTTCAAATCATACATCTTCAAATCATACTTGGCCACCAATTATGACAACTGATACAACAGCTCCAAGTTATTGGCTGAACTGGAGATTTTTACTCTGTGCAATATTCATATTAGCAGCTATGTTGGTTTCAGTTCTCATTATATGGAAGTATGAAGGTTCATCAAAGTCGAGAAGCCACCGAAGAGACGGGCAAAAGAAAGATGATGTTTGGAAGACATGTTATAAAGCAATCCATCCTAATTGGTTGCTTGCTTATAGACTAATTGCTTTCGCCCTGCTTCTGTCTTTACTCGTCGCAGATGTAGTTCTCCATGGCGTACGCATACTTTATTTCTACACTCAGTAAGTATTTCTCCATGTTCTTTTGCTCCCAGTTTGTTTTGTGTTTACCGTATGGATGATAATCAGaagcggatccaggatttgaactTGTTTATGCGGTCAACCTTTAAGGTTCTTAGCAACTGAACACAACTTACTTTTGAAATTAAGGGATTAAAATTAGAATTTCTTGAAATATTTAGTGTTCTTTTTTCTTAGAAATATGTCTATGTTTCGCCTCAGAAATACCGGTTAGTTGAATTGGTTGGAGATAGGCTGTATCCGCTTCTGCCCTCTGGTGTAACCTCACTTTTTTTAGATGTGGATATGGTGGTCTTTTGTTTAAGTCCTCTTCAAAGCTGCATTTTTTAATAAGTCCTCCTTAAAGCCTAACAAATTTTGCTGTATCCATTCATTCCTCAAAACCAGCATCAATTTCTTGACAAGAACTTTAAATGCTTACTGTCATTTTCTTTATCATTTTCTTGTGATGTCCCTCTTGTAGTGTTGAAGTGCTTTATTGTTAATTATTTCCCGTTAATACACAAACAGCCTCGCTAGAAACTCAACGCTCAGCAATAATAACTTCAAAATCAAAAGATAACAATGTCTAATAGATTTCACAAGTTATTTTCTTGATTGAAATATGATCAATCTTATCTTTGGCTTTTCATTGTTCTTTTTGTACTAAACAGGTGGACATTCACCTTGGTTACAGTCTACTTTGGGGTATGTTACTCATCTATGACCATATTTACCATTCATTTCTGGATATGAACATCTTTAAATTTGTCCTCGGTGTGGTTCATGTATGCACATTTTCGAGAATAGACAGGGGAAAAGAAGGAATTAATACTTTGTTTCTGCCCATCCTTCTTTCCTGATTATTGTCTTTCTTATATTAAGTTGGTAATGCTCTCAGCTAAATTTACTAGCTAGGATCTTCACTGTCCATCCGTGGCTGTCTCCAATCTCACAAAGGAGGTAATGGTGTTAGCGCTGATGGTGTTGATGCAGAACGAGGCACTTACACTGCTCCAGTTGAAAATGCAAGTGAACTTGTTGTATCCAATGGCTTGAATTGCCATGACGAGCCACATATTAGAGAAGCTGCAGATCCTTGGGGCCTTGCCTTTCAAATAATCTTCCAGGCATgtaaatttctttttctttcctttcctttttactGTTGGGGTAAAGGCGCACAGAGTCTATCTACTCCCATGTAGTATATAGAATATTTGAATCTTCTATAATTTCTCACGTTTGTCACAAATGTTTGATTATTCTGGTCTAAAAAAATTAGGCGTTGGTAGGCATCCTGCATTGTTGCCACTAGTTAGTGTTGTTTCTGTCAGAAAATATAAGACAGGCCCTTAATGTTATCATAGGGAACAAAGAGGATGGAAGAGGGAGATAAACATTGAGCTCGTTTCATATCATTAGAAAAACTCCACTATTACATAATAACATTACAAGGGGGTTTATATTGGTGCTAAAGGATAATTTTAGACATAATTGTACTAAATAGCTCACACATACTATCAACTTGCCCATATTGAAATCATCAAATACATACACCTAGATTTCCTGATGGTCATAAGGATAACACCAAACATATGAACCTAGACATTTAAACATTTAAGTTTACTATTTGCAACAGTTTCTCAGTTCAGCCCTGCAAGCAAGATTTTTCTCTGCGTATACCTTTAATTAATGATATTACTTTTCCTAAAGTAAATGTCTGAGAAGATGTAATATGGAGTTAGAGACAGATTCATAGAAGGGGTTTAGCACTATTCGTGCTGCATTTTATTGAATCTTGGCTAATTGTTCCCCCTTCCCCGAATAATTTGTAGATGACTGCAGGTGCCGTTGTGCTTACAGATTGTGTTTTTTGGCTCTTAATCTACCCATTCCTCACTGACAGAAATTACAGATTACATTTTGTAAGTATGAGAACTTTTGCTTTCTTATCTTAATCTTCCTTTAGTTCGATTATTTGATTGTCTTTGATGTTTTTCTTCAATTCATGGCTCGTCTGTACTAGGGTTAGCAGAATTGAGTTTGGGCATTCTTCTTAATGATATGAGATTTATTGCAAGGATCAGAATTTTGGTGCTGTTATGCATTTTATCCATCTATATTCAGCTTATTATCTACCCATTCTTGCCATCGAAAGTTGACTAGCTCATTTTTGTCCCGGCCTTGATCTTCTTCCCCCTATTTGCTTAGTTTTTCATTTTTCAATTTTTGGTATTTCCTTTGAGTTTCTTCTAATAGTTTCTATAAGCATGAACCATCAAAACCTAGATAAAGAAAATTCATTGTCAACTGCAGCTAAGTACTCTTTGAAGTCCAAAACATTAGTTTAACCTCATAGTGCCCAGTTACGTAGCAAGATTATGTATAAGCGGTTTCAACATTGCAAATTCCCAGAACAATAGATTATTAACACtaatcaaaagaaaattaaaaaaatatacctTGAAGATGTTCCTTGGATAATCCCAGAGGAGTTGGAATTAAGTTAAAACTGGAGACCTAATGAGTGAACAGTGTGGGATTTCTTTTCAAGTATCATTAAGAAATTTAGAAAGAGAGTAGTTGATTTTTGAAACTTCGGCATAATTATATTTGTCTTCCTTTTTACTTTTTTTCCTTGGATTTCCGCGTCTTCGTTCATATGGCTTTTAGTGTCAGCTTAAGGCTCTGACTTGTTAAACCTTTAAGTTCTTACAACCGAACCCTTGACACTTCTAAAATTATCATTCAACTTCGGAATTTAATATTTGTTGAAATTTTATTGAATTTTGACATATACTCTGTGTCAAAAATATTGAGTTTTTCAGTTGTATTATATACTACATCTACCTCTGCCTAACCTGATAGTCTATCTGTTACTGCAGCTAGCTGTTTGTATGCATTCTGTCAATGCTATTTGCCTTCTAGGTGATGTGTTTATAAATTGTCTAGTAAGTTTGAAGTTCCCTACTGTCTAAACTTTACATGTTTGGCCCATATCGAAGTGTGGTTAATATACGTTCTTGCTTCATTTTTCAGCGGTTCCCTTTCTTCCGTATAGCATATTTTGTTCTTTGGACATGTGTGTTTGTCATTTTCCAGTGGATCCTCCATATTTTTGTCTCGCTGAGGTAAATTTTCATTTGTCATGGTAGCTTTTGTTCTTATGAGACACCTGATTCATCCAAGGCTTATGCTGTTTACTAAAACTGTTAACTCCTGTTGCAACAGGTGGCCGTATCCGTTTCTAGATTTGTCATCGCAATATGCTCCCCTTTGGTATGTGTCTCGTACGAACTTTTGCACTTGGCGGCATGGCGTCTTACATCCAATTATTGGCTTTCCGGTGTCTTATTTTCTTCTAATACATTGCAAAACTAATTGGGGACTTTGAATTTCCAATAAGAGAATTTCATACAACAAGATATCTTAGgaaaagaaatacttttctcacaaTTGTACAACTCCTGTACAGGGGTATCAAATGGGCAGGTTGGGCTGAATTTGAGCgggtcaaaatgagctaagctaataaATGGGTGGGTCAGTTACTTGGTCTGAAATGACTAAGAAACGGGTCATAATTCAACCGGCCTAATTCTTACTAAGTtataatttctttgtttgttttttttataatttgttcAAGTACCTAATaagattttttttctctttactactatataacatattaaaccaaaaaaaaaatggtatttttaaaaaacattttgaCAAAGTTTCTCTTGAGTAAATTTGGGCTACATATCAGCCAATTTTCAAATGGGTTGAATTGGTGGgtcaaaatgggctgagttaaAAATGCGGGATAGGCGGATCATGTTTTTATGGGCTAATTCTGTTACCCCTAAATGTATCTGTAGTTTGAAACAAAATAGAGTGGTGATAGACTATGTTTCAGATTTCACGAGTTCATACATAGAGATGAGCAAATTAGTATATGCGCAGTTGGTGCGTTTATTTGTGCCCTTCATGTTTGCACACAAATGTGAAATTGCAGGTACTTTGCTGTTGGTATTCTACATCTCCCTTGCTATGGGATTTTTGCGATACTAATGAGAATAAAGAAGTTTTGGTTATCCAGATTATTTCATAGCCTCGTCGAGATGTAAGTAGGAGATTGTCAATGAGTTCAAACTCCATTAAGCAGCCCTGCGTTACACGAAATACTATTTGTATTCAGCATTATTTTTAGTGCACTGAAGTAAATCAGTAGAGCAAGATATGagatataattttttttctattGATTTGATTTACTTGTCACCAACTAGTTTGGGCTGAGTTGTAGGTATTGGTAATGGATTTGTTGTTTTGATGTAGTGGGGAGCGTTAAACCATGATTTTATGTTTAAGTATATGCCTTTCCATTTCCAATTCTTTTGATACCAGTACAGCCTAATTTTGTAAGATGGTGTCATTGTATTTGCTTCTTGTTCTGCACACTCAAATTTTTGTTAAAAGGGAGAAGAATGTAATAAATTAGCATCTCTGGCGTGTATAGTGTTAACACCAATTTTGGACACCATATTTTATGAATGCTACATTTTTTTCTATTAGTCTCAACTCTCTCACTTTGGTGCACTAGCAAACACACCCACTCGTATAGAGATTCAAGTCACTTATAAGCTAGTCGAACTGGCTAGAAATAAATATCTTAGATGCTCATTTATGCATTTGATGATTGGATGGTATGACAACTCAAATTCATGAGCCTTGATAGGCACCTACCGAGCCCTGTCATGTTTCAGCTCACTTCGTTCTCTCATCAAAAGAGAAACCAAACAcaattaataaaaatgataattaaTATAAGCTCTCATAAACAGTAAAAGTCAACAACAGTACAAGTTTGAAATTATACAAAAATCCCAACACGCAGGTAATGAGCATATATAATAAAATTGAGGGCAAGAGTTCAGGGACATATCTGGCCACAGTCTGAATGTGGTTGACTCATTTCTACTAGATCTAAAAGATTCATCGAACAAGATCAAGGATATTCTGCAGCTGTACCGGCAGAAAGATCTATACAAGGCAGGAAAAAATAAGAAGAGTGGCCCAAATCGCGGCTAGACCACTAACCCGTCCTCCTGTCATACCCGTGGAGCAAGTCTCTGAAAATATATGCAAAGTCATGTCATGATTGATGTTAGACACATTATGCACTACTTTGGAACAATCTTGGTCATTAACATAATTTATCTTTAATTAAGGTAGCAGAGATGcggatgctgagatggatgtgtggtcataccaggagagataggattcgGAATGAAGTGATTCGGGACAAGGCGGGTGTGGCCCCACtggtggataagatgcgggaagggaAGTTGAGATGGTTCGGCCATGTGCAGCGGAGATGCGTTGATgcgccagtgaggaggtgtgagaggctggCAGTGGTGGGCCCGAAGAGagggaggggtaggccaaagaaggcttggggagaggtgattcggcAGGATATGGCGCTACTTCAGCTTACCGAAGACATGACCGGtgataggagggtgtggaggtcGAGTATCAGGATAGAGTAGGGGGTCACGAGGATTTCTTTTTCTGCATTAGGAGTTTTATTATCTTTGTTCACTCACTTATTTTTTATATCTCTCATGTAGCTTgcttgtttctctctttctttctttaacatcatttatcTTATTAAATGTTGCTAGTACTGcctattattattgttgtcttgGCACCTTGTCTTGAGCCGGGGATCTGTCGGAAACAGTCTTCCTACCTCctaagataggggtaaggtctgcgtacactttatcctccccagacccactATGTGagaatacactgggtatgttgttgttgtaatttcaCCATTGAGTTGGGTGTATCTTTTTTATAGCCACCAAAATGAGGAGCCAGTGCCTAACCTGATCTCTACAAAAGAAAGTGCCGCAAAGGCTCaaactttacaaaaaaaaaaaggagatgcaTGGTCTATATACCTTAAGAACCATCACTCCCGTATAAACATGGACTCATCACATTAATTTTACACCTCTTATTTatccttcttttttctttttctttttttttttttttgtaatttgccccttgatatatttgtttctatacaaaaaaaaaaatcataataaaATTTATTCTCGAGGGGTAATGAAAATAGTGTCACTACGAGTTAAAGTAGTCGAAATTTATCTAACGGACATAACATTATCATctacaatctatatataatataaaactagacatagataaggtgatgtgacacctatCTATGACCTAGAATACcattttatcttttttttctcaatttttttacATTTTCCTCAATTTTTCCTATTTATATGATttattagaaaaattaaaattcaTTTCTTAattacacatctttaatttttttcagtTTAGAAAGCCCAAAAGTCACTACTATTAATTTAGCAATTATAGGATCATTAATACAATAAAATAATTTCTCCTTTATAGGAGTAATTGTCATCAAC is drawn from Lycium barbarum isolate Lr01 chromosome 8, ASM1917538v2, whole genome shotgun sequence and contains these coding sequences:
- the LOC132606008 gene encoding uncharacterized protein LOC132606008 isoform X1, which produces MTTDTTAPSYWLNWRFLLCAIFILAAMLVSVLIIWKYEGSSKSRSHRRDGQKKDDVWKTCYKAIHPNWLLAYRLIAFALLLSLLVADVVLHGVRILYFYTQWTFTLVTVYFGLGSSLSIRGCLQSHKGGNGVSADGVDAERGTYTAPVENASELVVSNGLNCHDEPHIREAADPWGLAFQIIFQMTAGAVVLTDCVFWLLIYPFLTDRNYRLHFLAVCMHSVNAICLLGDVFINCLRFPFFRIAYFVLWTCVFVIFQWILHIFVSLRWPYPFLDLSSQYAPLWYVSRTNFCTWRHGVLHPIIGFPVSYFLLIHCKTNWGL
- the LOC132606008 gene encoding uncharacterized protein LOC132606008 isoform X2; this translates as MTTDTTAPSYWLNWRFLLCAIFILAAMLVSVLIIWKYEGSSKSRSHRRDGQKKDDVWKTCYKAIHPNWLLAYRLIAFALLLSLLVADVVLHGVRILYFYTQWTFTLVTVYFGLGSSLSIRGCLQSHKGGNGVSADGVDAERGTYTAPVENASELVVSNGLNCHDEPHIREAADPWGLAFQIIFQMTAGAVVLTDCVFWLLIYPFLTDRNYRLHFLAVCMHSVNAICLLGDVFINCLRFPFFRIAYFVLWTCVFVIFQWILHIFVSLRWPYPFLDLSSQYAPLWYFAVGILHLPCYGIFAILMRIKKFWLSRLFHSLVEM